In bacterium, the DNA window TTCAAAATTGTTTGATAAACTTTTAAATTACCGGAATCTGCTTGAAGAAGAGGTTCTTGCGGCATCTGAAAGAGTGAAAAAAGCAAGCAAAGAAGCAAAATAAAAATTTCCTAAATTAAAGAAATACCTGAGATTGAAAATTTATATTGCAAATAACCCCGAAGAAATAGAAACCGCCGTTTCAGAAGCGGCGAAAGTTATAAAAGCCGGCGGGATCATAGCGTTTCCCACGGAAACAGTTTACGGGCTTGGCGCCGATGCGGGCAACCCTGATGCGGTTAACAGGTTGTATGAAATAAAAAAACGCGATAAAAACAAGCCTTTTACGAATTTAATCGCGTCCGCCGGGCAGATAAAAAGAACATGTGTCGTTACTAAAGGGGCTGAAAAAATCATTAGAAATTTCTGGCCCGGCCCGGTGACACTAATATTCAGAAGTTCAGAGGGAAAAGAAGGGTACAGGGTTCCTTCAAACAGTATTGCATTAAGGCTGCTTCAGGAGTGCGGAAGAGCTTTAGCCGCCCCGAGCGCGAATCCAAGCGGATTTAAAAACCCAAATGACGCTCAGACTGTCAAAAGCTATTTTGGAAAGGAAATTGATCTTTTGATTGACGGAGGTTCCGCGGATTTGGGTGTAGAATCGACGGTAATTGATTTTTCCACGGGGAAACCGTCCGTCCTGAGAACAGGAGCCGTATCCGTCCGGGATATCAGGGAAAAAACAGGTGTTGAGCTTGATATCGCTTCAGAGTTATGAAAAAGCCCATAAAAAAAGTTTTGTTTGTGTGTACCGGCAACAGCTGCCGTTCTCCGATGGCGGAAGGATATTTTAACTTCCTGTCAGCCGCAGGAAAAACGGGTGTGAATTCGGAATCGGCGGGGGTTTTCGCCATTGACGGATTTCCCCCGAGCGCGGAAGCGGCCAAAGTGATGGAGGATCGGGGAATAGATATTTCTTCTCATAAAACCAGAAGGCTTTCCCAGAAAATAATAGATTTATCCGATATAGTCATTGTTATGTCGGATTCACATAAGCGCGAAGTCGAAAAAAAATTTAAGACAGGCGGGAAAGAAGTAAAATTGTTAAAGGAATTTGGTGAAAGTGATAATATAAATTCCATGGATATCAGAGATCCGATAGGGATGCCTGTTGATGTTTACCGGGCTTGTTTTGAGGAAATGAAACCGTTAATTGAAAATTTACTGGAGGATATATGCGGATAGCCGTTGCAAGTGATCACGGTGGATACCTTTTTAAAAAGGAACTTATAGCATATCTTCAAGGGCTCGGACATGTTGTCGGGGATTTTGGTTGCGAAGACGAGAACTCCTGCGATTATCCGGATTACGGCATACCCGCCGCGCGGAGTGTTTCGGAAGGGAATAATGACAGGGCTATACTTATATGCACAAACGGGATCGGGATGTGTATGCTGGCGAATAAAATACCGGGGATAAGGGCGGCTCTCGTATATAGCGAAAAAACCGCGGAGAAGACGAGGCAGCACCATGATTCAAATGTGTTATGCCTGGGCGGGCAGGAATTCAGTTTTGATGATCTGAAAAAATTTGTATATATCTGGCTGAACACCGGTTTTGAAGGCGGAAGACACGAAAGAAGAGTAAATAAAATCAATGGCCTTGATTAACCGGTTTTATAAAGGAGGCTTGTTAATGAAAAATTTAAGAAAAGCGGACCCTGAAATTTTCGATGCCATACAGAAAGAAACAGAAAGAGAGGAATATCACATTGAATTAATCGCCTCCGAGAATTTTACAAGTGACGCGGTGCTTGAAGCGGCAGGCTCCGTTATGACCAATAAATATGCGGAAGGTTATCCCGGAAGAAGGTATTACGGCGGCTGTGAATGTGTTGATATAGCCGAAAATATTGCTATTGAAAGGGCAAAAAAACTTTTTGACGCCGAATACGTAAATGTCCAGCCTCATTCGGGATCACAGGCAAACATGGGAATATATTTTTCCGTCCTGAATCCGGGGGACACTATTTTAGGTATGGACCTCGCGCATGGCGGGCACCTTACTCACGGCGCCAAAGTAAATTTTTCAGGCCGGTTGTACAACGTGTGTTCTTATGGAGTAAGCAGGGAAAAAGAGACGCTTGATTATGACGGAATAATGAGGCTGGCAAAAGAGCACAAACCCAGGCTGATTATCGCGGGGGCATCCGCTTATCCCAGGACGATAGATTTTAAAAGGTTCAGAGAAATAGCCGATTCAGTGGAAGCATATCTTATGGTTGACATGGCTCATATTGCCGGACTGGTTGCTGCGGGATGCCATCCTTCTCCGCTTGTTCACGCTCATTTTGTCACTACGACTACGCATAAGACTTTGAGAGGACCCCGCGGCGGGATGATTCTTATGGGGAAAGATTTTGAAAACAGGATGGGTATTATCCTGAAAAGCACCGGAAAACCGAGGATGATGAGCAGCATCATAGATTCCAATATAATGCCCGGGATTCAGGGCGGCCCTCTGATGCATATAATTGCGGCAAAAGCGGTGTCCTTCGCCGAAGCGCTTGAACCCGGTTTTAAAAAATATTCGGAACAGGTGATAAAAAACGCGAAAACACTGTGCGGCGCTCTTGAGAAAAGAGGATACAGGATAGTATCCGGAGGAACGGATAACCATCTTTTCCTCGTAGACCTTACGGATAAAAATATAACGGGCAAAGATGCGGAAAAGGCCCTGGACAGGGCTGGTATAACCGTCAATAAAAACGGTATCCCTTTTGATTCCAAATCGCCTTTGGTGACTTCGGGTATCAGAATAGGCACTCCGGCCATGACTACCAGAGGAATGAAAGAAAAAGAAATGGATGTTATCGCGGGTTTTATATCGGAAGTTTTATATGCTCCGAACAGCGATAAGGTTGCTGAGGATATAAAAAGCAGGGTCAGGGGATTATGCGAGGCATTTCCGATTTATAAGCATCATATTAAAAAATAATTTATTTTGAGGAGAATCAGACAGATGTGTCCTGTAAAGAAAAACAACTCTGCAAAAAAAGATAAGCGCCCGTCGTGGGATGAGTATTTTATGGAAATTGCCCGTCTTGTTGCGCAGAGGTCCACATGCCTGCGGCGCAAAGTCGGAGCTGTCCTGGTTAAGGATAAGCATGTCCTCGCAACCGGTTATAACGGTGTGCCGTCGGGTCTGAGACATTGTCTGGAAATAGGCTGCATAAGGACGAAAAACAAAATCCCTTCCGGCCAGAGGCATGAATTGTGCAGAGGCCTGCATGCCGAGATGAATGTTCTTATACAATCCGCCAAATTCGGAGTGAGCATTGAAAAAAGCACAATTTATTCAACTACCCATCCCTGCATCTTGTGCGCCAAGATGATAATCAACGCCGGCATTAAAAAAGTTGTAATCAGTGAAGGTTATCCGGATGAAGATGCTGTTAAAATGTTCAAAGAAGCCGGTGTGGAAATTAAAAAAATTTAAAGATTTTTTGAAAAAAAATAAAAAAGGCTTTTTATAACCCGCGTTTTTCCAAGGGAAAACAGCAAAGGCCGCGGATTTTCTAAAATGTTATTGACATACTATATATAGTGTGATAACGTCGTAAATGCACTACATATACTACATCGATGGGGTATTTGGATTTACGGGGAAAAACACAAATGCGATGTCCTTATTGTGATTATGATGGAGACAAAGTGGTTGACTCCAGATCGTCGAATGACGGTGTAGTGATAAGGCGGCGGCGGGAATGTCTTAAATGTTCAAAAAGGTTTACCACATACGAAAGAGTCGAAAAAATACATATTTCTGTGATAAAGAGAGGTAACATAAGGGAAGATTTTGACAGGGGAAAGATGCTTGAAGGAGTTTTAAAGGCCTGCCAGAAAAGGCCCATCAGCCTTGACAGGATAGAACAGCTTGTAGATGAAGTAGGGCAGGAAATAGAAGCTGAAGGGAAAAAAGAAATAAAGTCCGAAGAAATAGGCAATATAGTTATGAATAAACTCCAGTCGCTTGATGATGTGGCATATGTCAGATTTGCCTCGGTTTACAGGCAGTTTAAGGATGTCAACCAGTTTATGTCCGAGATAAAGAGTATATTAAATGAGGAGAAGAGGAATGATAAAAGAGGTCGATAAGGTAACATATGTAAGGAAAAGAGACGGCCGCCTGGTGCCGTTCAATAAGAGAAAAATAGCGGATGCGATATTCAAAGCGGCAAAAGCGGTCGGAGGAGAAAACCGGGAACTTGCCGATGAGCTTGCTGAAGCCGTTTCTTTCTACCTTCATAAAACATATTCCGAGGCAGCCCCCAACATAGAAGAAATACAGGATATGGCCGAGAAAATTCTCGTTGAAACAGGACATACCAGAACGGCAAAAGCATATATCCTTTACAGAGACTCAAGAGCCAGGAAAAGGGAAGAGATTAAGGTAAGAAAAAAAATAATAAAAGACGGTAATTCTACGGATTTGGCGCTTATGGTATCTCCTTCCTCGAAAGACCAGATGTTCAACTGGGACAGGTCCAGAATAGCGCTTGCGCTTATAAGAGAAGCGAGGATGCCGCAGCATGTTGCGGAAGAAATAGCCGCCGCCGTCGAGAAAAAAATATTCAATTCCGGACTGAGCCAGATTTCCACGTCTCTGATAAGAGAACTTGTTGATAACGAACTTTTTGTCAGGGGCTTTGATGTAAAATTAAAAGCGCATTCTATCATAGGCATGCCCGTATATGACCTCGACAGGCTTATAACTTCAAAAAGCAATGAGAACAGCAATATTGCGGCAAATAACCCGGAAGCTATAAATCTTTCGATTGCTGAAGCGACACTCAAACAGTATGCGCTCGAGAAAGTTTTCAGCGAAGAAGTCGCCGAAGCGCATCTTAAAGGGCAGATTCATCTTCATGATCTGGGTTATCCGACAAGGGTATATTGTTCCAGCCATTCTCTTGAATACCTTAAAAAATACGGCCTTCAGCTCGGGAACCTCGATACTTCATCAGGGCCTGCCAAACATGCCCGCACGCTTACGGGACATCTTAATACTTTTCTTGCGTCCATGCAGGCGTATTATGCGGGAGCTCTCGGAGTCGGTTATATAAATATATTTTATGCCCCCTACCTTGAAGGGATGCCTTATGAAGAAATGAAACAGGAAGCCCAGTATCTTATTTTCAGCGGTTCCCAGAATGCCTTTTCCCGCGGCGGGCAGACGCTGTTCCTTGATTTCAATATTCATACCGGCATTCCCAACTATATGAAGAATATTCCGGCAATAGGGCCGGGAGGAAAATATACAAATAAGACTTATAAGGATTATGAGAAAGAGTCCAGGATGTTCGCGAGGGCTATGCTTGAGATATGGGAGAAAGGAGACAGCGGCGGCAGGGTGTTCGCATTCCCGAAATGCGATTTTCACATCAACAAAGAGACTTTTGAAGAACCGGAACAGCTTGAACTGTTGAAATATGCCTGTGAAATAGCAGGCAGGAACGGAACTCCTTATTTTATATTTGATCGCGATGAGGTTACTTTGTCGGCCTGCTGCAGGCTTAGAACCCAGATAAAAGATAATTACATGATACAGCACCCGGAAAGCATGCGTTTCTGCGGTTTTCAGAATGTTACGGTCAACCTTCCTCGCGCGGCTTTCCAGTCCGGCAGGGGGAATAAAGAGAAATTTTTCGAAGAGGTCGAAAAATCATTTGAGCTTTGTGTAAAAGCCCATCTTGAAAAGAAGGACTTTATAGAAGGGTTGATGGGTTTTCCCGGCGCCCCGCTCTGGGAGGTCGGAAAAACGGCGATGGACGGGAGGCCTTATATAGAGTTGGAACAATGCACTTATATAGTAGGGCTTGTCGGGCTGAACGAGGCTACGCAGTATATATTGGGAAAAGAACTCCATGAGGGAGAAGATGCTTTGAAATTCGGGCTGAAAGTTGTTGCCAATATGTATTTTCTCGCGAAAAAAGCCGAGCAGAAATACGGCCTTAAATTCAGCCTTGAAGAATCTCCCGCAGAATCCGCGACAAGAAGGCTTGCGAAGGTCGATATGCAGCATTATCCCGAGGCGAAACAGTATGTAAAAGGTGATTTTGCCAACGATGAGTATTATTATACGAATTCAATACATCTTCGGGCTGACGCGGATGTAGATATAGTAACCAGGATAGAGAAGCAGGCTAAATTTCATACAATGATAGAGTCGGGCGCGATAATCCATGCTTTTGTCGGGGAGAAACTGCCTTCGCCGGAAAGTATTTTGAACCTTGTAAAGAAAACATATCACAAGACTCAGGCGGCTCAGTTAACGATTTCACCTGAATTTACGGTTTGCCGGCAGTGCAGAAGGAGTATCATCGGTATTAAGAACGAATGCCAGTCCTGTGCCGGAATAAAAATACCCGATGTGACTCACTTAAGCGGCGCGGATGAGAATATCAAATGGCGGAAAAAAAGGCCGGAGAACGATGTTGTTTTTGAGAAATGTGAAAAAGTTCAGGAAGCGAAAGTATAAGCGCGGGGGGATTATAATGAAAACGGAAGAATTTCTCAACAGATGCGTGGGCGAAGGATTCGAATGGGCGGAAGGAAAATACAAGGATGAAACCGGAGTTTATGTTAAAAACCCCAGAATCGGGACATGCGCGCATTTTAAAGAAGAAGCCATCGAAAATAATGAATGGGATGTTCTGAAAACACAAGTCCTGCAGGGCAAAGACATCTATCATGTCAGCCGTATAGTCGGTTATTTTTCAAGGATAGAGAACTGGAATAAGAGCAAACTGGGCGAATTGACAGACAGGCGCAAGGGTAATTACGCTGTCTGACAGGTGACTTGGCTTTTCACGGGAGGGGAATATGCGTATTAAGATTTTCGGAAAATTAAATTGCGCGAAATGCGAAACTACAAAAAATAAATTCAGCCACTTTCTGCAGAAATGGGATTGCAAAGGAAAAGCAAACATTGAATTTTTCGATATGGATACTATTGAAGGTATGGCTGAAGGAGCTTTCAATAATGTCCTGAATATCCCTTCCACTATTTTGGAGAAAGATGACAGGCAGATTGCCAGGTGGGACGGGGAGGTCCCTAAGTCTGAAGAATTTAAAACGTATTTTCAAGACCTTGTTTAATGCGAATAAGCAAATCACAGAGTTTACCGGAAATAAAAGGGTTCATTAAGAATACATTAATAGAGTGGGATGGTTTCCTGTCCTCGGAAGTGTTCCTTCCGAACTGCAATTTCAGATGCCCGTTTTGCCATTCATATAAGTTGTTCCAGTCTCCGGGGGAAATCCCTTCGGTAAAATGGGAAGAAGTCATTTCTTACATGACTGAAAAGAACCAGTGGGTGGACGGGCTTGTTATATGCGGCGGAGAACCGCTTATGGATAAGGATATTGTTTCCTGCCTCCGCATGCTCAAATCCGAAGGGATTAAAGTCAAAGTTGATACTAACGGGTATTTCCCCGGCGTGCTTAAGAAGATATTGGAAGAAAAACTGGCGGCATATGTGGCTATGGATGTAAAAGCTCCCTTGAACAACTCCGATTACGGAGCCGCCGCGGGGATCAGGGACATTGATGTATCAAGGATAAGGGATTCCATAGATATAATCATGAAGTCTTCATCCGATTATGAGTTCCGGACGACAGCATGCCCTCTTTTTGTTAACGAAAAAAATATCGAAGATATAGCCATGGCGATCAAAGGCGCTAAAAAATATTCTATTCAGCAATTCAATCCCGAAAACTGTTTGAGCGGGGAATTGAGAGAAATAAAACCTTATATGAAAGAATATATCGAAAAGATGAGGGAAACCGCCGTAAAATACGTCCAGCGTTGTGTAATCAAAGGCATCTGAGGTCCAATGGATAAAAATCCAAAAGTAAAGAAAGCGTTGTTCGGAAAAGTTGAGGGCGGAAAGCTGTCATGCGGATTATGCCCGCACAATTGTCTCTTGCCGGAAGGCTTGCTGGGCTTTTGCGGCACGAGAAAAAATTCCGGCGGAGAGTTGTTTACCTTGATATATGGGTGTGTGAGCAGCATGGGCGTTGACCCGATAGAGAAAAAACCGCTTTATCATTTTTACCCCGGAAGCAGAATTCTCAGCGCGGGAACCGTGGGGTGTAATTTCCGCTGTTCTTTCTGCCAGAACTGGGAAATCTCCCAGAACACTTCTTTCCCGTGTAAGTTCATTGGGCCCGAAGAACTTATTTCTTTTGCCGCGGAGAAAAAATCTATCGGCGTAGCGTATACTTATTCGGAACCTTTGATATGGTATGAATATGTGCTGGATTGCGCAAAACTGTGTAAATCAAAGGGGCTTAAAAATGTCCTGGTAACAAACGGTTATATCAATCAGGGACCTTTGAAACAGCTTCTTCCCTTTATTGATGCCATGAATGTGGATTTAAAATCATTCAGCGACAATTTTTACAGGAAACTTTGCAAAGGCGCTCTTGAGCCTGTTCTCAATACCATCCGTACGGCTTCAGGAGCCTGTCATATGGAAATTACGAATTTGCTGATTCCCGGGCATAATGATTCGGAAAGTGAAATTGAGGATATGAGCAGGTGGATAGAGAATAATGCCGGAAGAGGAACCCCTTTGCATATAAGTAAATATTTTCCCGGATACAGGTTCAATGCGCCTGAAACCGGAGCAGAGGCGATTAGCGCCGCCAGGGATATAGCGCTGAAGCATCTGGATTTTGTGTATGCCGGCAATATTGATGTGCCCGGATCGTCTGATACTTTGTGTCCCCGATGCGGCGCCCTTCTTATCGGGCGGAGCGGGTATAACACGGAAATTAAAAATCTGAAAAAAAATATTTGTGGTAAATGCGGCTCCGAAATAAATATAATTAATAGTTGATATTGTTTTGATTTTTTCCAGTGGGTTTTTAATATCATGAAAGGAAAGTAAGATGAAGCCCATCGACTATTTTTTCCTGGCGGCGTATTTTTTTATCGTGTTTTTCATAGGCTATATTTCCAGCAGAAAAAGCCGGACCGATTCAAAAAACTATTTTCTTGCGGGTTCATCCATAGGATGGATGGCCATCGGGGCAAGCCTGTTTGCCAGTAATATTTCCGCCGAACATTTTATAGGGCTTGCGGGTTCGGGCGCTCAGGGCGGACTGGCGGTTGGACAGTTCGAGTGGCTCGCATGTTTCATTCTCCTGCTGTTGGGTTGGGTATTTGTTCCCCTTTATATCAAGACCGGTGTTTTTACGATGCCTGAATTCCTTGAGAGAAGGTACA includes these proteins:
- a CDS encoding serine hydroxymethyltransferase, giving the protein MKNLRKADPEIFDAIQKETEREEYHIELIASENFTSDAVLEAAGSVMTNKYAEGYPGRRYYGGCECVDIAENIAIERAKKLFDAEYVNVQPHSGSQANMGIYFSVLNPGDTILGMDLAHGGHLTHGAKVNFSGRLYNVCSYGVSREKETLDYDGIMRLAKEHKPRLIIAGASAYPRTIDFKRFREIADSVEAYLMVDMAHIAGLVAAGCHPSPLVHAHFVTTTTHKTLRGPRGGMILMGKDFENRMGIILKSTGKPRMMSSIIDSNIMPGIQGGPLMHIIAAKAVSFAEALEPGFKKYSEQVIKNAKTLCGALEKRGYRIVSGGTDNHLFLVDLTDKNITGKDAEKALDRAGITVNKNGIPFDSKSPLVTSGIRIGTPAMTTRGMKEKEMDVIAGFISEVLYAPNSDKVAEDIKSRVRGLCEAFPIYKHHIKK
- a CDS encoding anaerobic ribonucleoside-triphosphate reductase activating protein — encoded protein: MRISKSQSLPEIKGFIKNTLIEWDGFLSSEVFLPNCNFRCPFCHSYKLFQSPGEIPSVKWEEVISYMTEKNQWVDGLVICGGEPLMDKDIVSCLRMLKSEGIKVKVDTNGYFPGVLKKILEEKLAAYVAMDVKAPLNNSDYGAAAGIRDIDVSRIRDSIDIIMKSSSDYEFRTTACPLFVNEKNIEDIAMAIKGAKKYSIQQFNPENCLSGELREIKPYMKEYIEKMRETAVKYVQRCVIKGI
- a CDS encoding anaerobic ribonucleoside-triphosphate reductase, whose amino-acid sequence is MKTEEFLNRCVGEGFEWAEGKYKDETGVYVKNPRIGTCAHFKEEAIENNEWDVLKTQVLQGKDIYHVSRIVGYFSRIENWNKSKLGELTDRRKGNYAV
- the nrdD gene encoding anaerobic ribonucleoside-triphosphate reductase codes for the protein MIKEVDKVTYVRKRDGRLVPFNKRKIADAIFKAAKAVGGENRELADELAEAVSFYLHKTYSEAAPNIEEIQDMAEKILVETGHTRTAKAYILYRDSRARKREEIKVRKKIIKDGNSTDLALMVSPSSKDQMFNWDRSRIALALIREARMPQHVAEEIAAAVEKKIFNSGLSQISTSLIRELVDNELFVRGFDVKLKAHSIIGMPVYDLDRLITSKSNENSNIAANNPEAINLSIAEATLKQYALEKVFSEEVAEAHLKGQIHLHDLGYPTRVYCSSHSLEYLKKYGLQLGNLDTSSGPAKHARTLTGHLNTFLASMQAYYAGALGVGYINIFYAPYLEGMPYEEMKQEAQYLIFSGSQNAFSRGGQTLFLDFNIHTGIPNYMKNIPAIGPGGKYTNKTYKDYEKESRMFARAMLEIWEKGDSGGRVFAFPKCDFHINKETFEEPEQLELLKYACEIAGRNGTPYFIFDRDEVTLSACCRLRTQIKDNYMIQHPESMRFCGFQNVTVNLPRAAFQSGRGNKEKFFEEVEKSFELCVKAHLEKKDFIEGLMGFPGAPLWEVGKTAMDGRPYIELEQCTYIVGLVGLNEATQYILGKELHEGEDALKFGLKVVANMYFLAKKAEQKYGLKFSLEESPAESATRRLAKVDMQHYPEAKQYVKGDFANDEYYYTNSIHLRADADVDIVTRIEKQAKFHTMIESGAIIHAFVGEKLPSPESILNLVKKTYHKTQAAQLTISPEFTVCRQCRRSIIGIKNECQSCAGIKIPDVTHLSGADENIKWRKKRPENDVVFEKCEKVQEAKV
- a CDS encoding thioredoxin family protein; the protein is MRIKIFGKLNCAKCETTKNKFSHFLQKWDCKGKANIEFFDMDTIEGMAEGAFNNVLNIPSTILEKDDRQIARWDGEVPKSEEFKTYFQDLV
- a CDS encoding cytidine/deoxycytidylate deaminase family protein, translated to MCPVKKNNSAKKDKRPSWDEYFMEIARLVAQRSTCLRRKVGAVLVKDKHVLATGYNGVPSGLRHCLEIGCIRTKNKIPSGQRHELCRGLHAEMNVLIQSAKFGVSIEKSTIYSTTHPCILCAKMIINAGIKKVVISEGYPDEDAVKMFKEAGVEIKKI
- a CDS encoding low molecular weight protein arginine phosphatase; the encoded protein is MKKPIKKVLFVCTGNSCRSPMAEGYFNFLSAAGKTGVNSESAGVFAIDGFPPSAEAAKVMEDRGIDISSHKTRRLSQKIIDLSDIVIVMSDSHKREVEKKFKTGGKEVKLLKEFGESDNINSMDIRDPIGMPVDVYRACFEEMKPLIENLLEDICG
- a CDS encoding L-threonylcarbamoyladenylate synthase encodes the protein MKIYIANNPEEIETAVSEAAKVIKAGGIIAFPTETVYGLGADAGNPDAVNRLYEIKKRDKNKPFTNLIASAGQIKRTCVVTKGAEKIIRNFWPGPVTLIFRSSEGKEGYRVPSNSIALRLLQECGRALAAPSANPSGFKNPNDAQTVKSYFGKEIDLLIDGGSADLGVESTVIDFSTGKPSVLRTGAVSVRDIREKTGVELDIASEL
- the nrdR gene encoding transcriptional regulator NrdR — protein: MRCPYCDYDGDKVVDSRSSNDGVVIRRRRECLKCSKRFTTYERVEKIHISVIKRGNIREDFDRGKMLEGVLKACQKRPISLDRIEQLVDEVGQEIEAEGKKEIKSEEIGNIVMNKLQSLDDVAYVRFASVYRQFKDVNQFMSEIKSILNEEKRNDKRGR
- the amrS gene encoding AmmeMemoRadiSam system radical SAM enzyme, whose amino-acid sequence is MDKNPKVKKALFGKVEGGKLSCGLCPHNCLLPEGLLGFCGTRKNSGGELFTLIYGCVSSMGVDPIEKKPLYHFYPGSRILSAGTVGCNFRCSFCQNWEISQNTSFPCKFIGPEELISFAAEKKSIGVAYTYSEPLIWYEYVLDCAKLCKSKGLKNVLVTNGYINQGPLKQLLPFIDAMNVDLKSFSDNFYRKLCKGALEPVLNTIRTASGACHMEITNLLIPGHNDSESEIEDMSRWIENNAGRGTPLHISKYFPGYRFNAPETGAEAISAARDIALKHLDFVYAGNIDVPGSSDTLCPRCGALLIGRSGYNTEIKNLKKNICGKCGSEINIINS
- a CDS encoding RpiB/LacA/LacB family sugar-phosphate isomerase, with the protein product MRIAVASDHGGYLFKKELIAYLQGLGHVVGDFGCEDENSCDYPDYGIPAARSVSEGNNDRAILICTNGIGMCMLANKIPGIRAALVYSEKTAEKTRQHHDSNVLCLGGQEFSFDDLKKFVYIWLNTGFEGGRHERRVNKINGLD